A genomic stretch from Gopherus evgoodei ecotype Sinaloan lineage unplaced genomic scaffold, rGopEvg1_v1.p scaffold_95_arrow_ctg1, whole genome shotgun sequence includes:
- the LOC115644192 gene encoding claw keratin-like: MTVSSLWYPECGVARPSPVTGSSNEPCVRQCPDSEVVIRPSPVVVTLPGPIVSNFPQQSEVAAIGAPVVGAGLGGSFGWGGLHGYGGLYGGLYGLGRLGGYGGHYGHGGLLGHGGYSGYSGLYGYGGLLGYGGHCGYPGLYGYGGLWGYGGYGRRSLGGYCGPC; encoded by the coding sequence ATGACTGTCTCCAGCCTGTGGTATCCAGAATGCGGGGTGGCCCGGCCTAGTCCAGTTACTGGCAGCTCCAACGAGCCGTGCGttaggcagtgccctgactctGAAGTGGTGATCAGACCCTCACCGGTTGTTGTGACCCTCCCTGGACCAATTGTCAGCAATTTCCCTCAGCAGAGTGAAGTAGCAGCCATAGGAGCACCTGTGGTGGGAGCTGGTTTGGGGGGCTCATTTGGTTGGGGGGGATTGCACGGCTATGGAGGCCTTTACGGAGGGTTGTATGGTTTAGGGAGATTAGGTGGTTATGGTGGCCATTACGGTCATGGGGGATTATTGGGCCACGGGGGATACTCTGGTTACTCAGGTCTTTACGGTTATGGGGGATTGTTGGGCTATGGGGGACACTGCGGTTACCCGGGCCTTTATGGTTACGGGGGATTATGGGGATATGGGGGATATGGCCGCAGGTCTCTTGGTGGATATTGTGGGCCATGTTAA
- the LOC115644193 gene encoding claw keratin-like yields MTLSSLCYPECGVARPSPVTGSSNEPCVRQCPDSEVVIRPSPVVVTIPGPILSNFPQQSEVAAVGAPVVGAGLGGSFGWGGLRGHGGLYGGLYGLGRLGGYSDHYGYGGLLGHGGYCGYPGLYGYGGLLGYGGHCGYPGLYGSGGLWGYGGYGRRSLGGYCGPC; encoded by the coding sequence ATGACTCTCTCCAGCCTGTGCTATCCAGAATGCGGGGTGGCCCGGCCTAGTCCAGTTACTGGCAGCTCCAACGAGCCATGCGttaggcagtgccctgactctGAAGTGGTGATCAGACCCTCACCGGTTGTTGTGACCATCCCCGGACCAATTCTCAGCAATTTCCCTCAGCAGAGTGAAGTAGCAGCCGTAGGAGCACCTGTGGTGGGAGCCGGTTTGGGGGGCTCATTTGGTTGGGGGGGATTGCGTGGCCATGGAGGCCTTTACGGAGGGTTGTATGGTTTAGGGAGGTTAGGTGGTTATAGTGACCATTATGGTTATGGGGGATTATTGGGCCATGGGGGATACTGTGGTTACCCAGGTCTTTACGGTTATGGGGGATTATTGGGTTATGGGGGACACTGCGGTTACCCGGGCCTTTATGGTTCCGGGGGATTATGGGGGTATGGGGGATATGGCCGTAGGTCTCTTGGTGGATATTGTGGGCCATGTTAA